The proteins below are encoded in one region of Cyclopterus lumpus isolate fCycLum1 chromosome 8, fCycLum1.pri, whole genome shotgun sequence:
- the elfn1a gene encoding LOW QUALITY PROTEIN: protein ELFN1 (The sequence of the model RefSeq protein was modified relative to this genomic sequence to represent the inferred CDS: substituted 1 base at 1 genomic stop codon) — protein MQHFNTSXCNISILLMLIKSIVYLTHIGRVSGDCWLIEGEKGFVWLAICSQNQPPYEAIPQHINSTIVDLRLNENKIKSIQYSALSRFANLTYLNLTKNDISYIEDGAFSAQFNLQVLQMGFNKLRNLTEGILRGLGKLQYLYLQANLIETVTPNAFWECPNIENIDLSMNRIQQLDGSTFTSLTKLTTCELYTNPFNCSCELLGFVKWLSVFPNRTNERMVCDSPPGVSGYSLLSQNPNNPTHRNALHMLTTVCTDDYVTPFIPMPTEPTTPPPDLTLCGMEDCPSGTEPEDITISTYNDVEVSTLMKLKEVSNTGATIMVQIPHPFKKMYILVQYNNSFFTDIQNLRAIKEDIELKNLKPHTNYTYCVASIRNSLRHNHTCLTITTGTLKGKVTDVNNATATHYIMTILGCLFSMVIFLGVVYYCLRRKRQQDEKHKKADSLKKNIIELKYGQELEGATISRMSQKQLLAGESMARMPYLPSAAEMEQYKFQEISDTPKMMKGNYMEVRSMERHERRECDMGMAGNSQGSVAEISTIAKEVDKVNQIINNCIDALKSESTSFQGKSGAVSTAEPQLVLISEHPQSKSGLLSPGYTDSYHHSLQRHRTSDISPKRPSTATGGPMRSPRPYRSESKYIEKNSPKGETHLTVNPAAAILRAEAEKIRQYSDHRHSYPDAQIEELEGPDGHKSSMLEPLTHSRSRELAYSQLSSHYHNLSYSSSPEYYCKPSHSIWERFKLHRKRHKDEEYMAAGHALRKKVQFAKDEDLHDILDYWKGVSSQQKS, from the exons ATGCAACATTTCAATACCAGCTAATGCAATATAAGTATACTTCTTATGCTGATCAAGT CCATTGTGTATTTGACTCATATCGGCAGAGTCAGTGGAGACTGCTGGCTAATTGAGGGTGAAAAGGGCTTTGTATGGCTTGCAATTTGTAGCCAAAACCAACCACCTTATGAGGCCATCCCGCAGCATATCAACAGCACCATTGTGGACCTTCGTCTGAATGAGAACAAAATTAAAAGCATCCAATATTCTGCCCTTAGTCGCTTTGCCAACTTGACCTACCTGAACCTGACGAAGAATGACATCTCCTACATAGAGGATGGGGCCTTTTCTGCTCAGTTCAACTTACAAGTCCTTCAAATGGGCTTCAACAAGTTGCGCAACCTGACAGAGGGGATCCTCAGGGGTTTAGGAAAGCTGCAGTACCTCTACCTCCAGGCAAACCTGATTGAGACTGTGACACCCAATGCCTTTTGGGAATGCCCCAACATCGAGAACATTGACCTCTCCATGAACCGAATCCAGCAGTTAGACGGGTCCACGTTTACCAGTTTGACTAAACTGACCACCTGTGAGCTGTACACCAACCCCTTCAACTGCTCATGTGAACTCCTTGGTTTCGTCAAATGGCTCTCAGTTTTCCCAAACAGGACCAATGAGCGGATGGTCTGCGACTCCCCACCTGGCGTCTCCGGTTACAGTTTACTAAGCCAGAATCCGAACAATCCAACGCATCGAAATGCGCTTCACATGCTCACCACCGTGTGCACCGATGACTATGTGACACCATTTATTCCGATGCCCACCGAGCCCACGACACCCCCACCGGACTTGACACTGTGTGGGATGGAAGACTGCCCCTCGGGCACAGAACCAGAAGACATCACCATCAGCACCTACAACGACGTGGAAGTGAGCACTCTGATGAAACTGAAGGAAGTATCGAACACGGGCGCGACCATCATGGTTCAGATTCCTCACCCCTTCAAGAAGATGTACATCCTGGTGCAGTACAACAACAGCTTCTTCACCGACATTCAAAACCTGAGAGCTATAAAGGAGGACATTGAACTAAAAAACCTCAAACCCCACACTAACTACACGTACTGCGTCGCTTCGATACGTAACTCTCTGCGACACAACCACACTTGTCTGACAATCACGACTGGCACTTTGAAAGGAAAGGTTACAGATGTAAACAATGCAACTGCTACTCACTACATTATGACAATTTTGGGCTGCCTCTTCAGCATGGTCATTTTCCTGGGCGTGGTCTACTATTGCTTGCGTAGAAAGCGTCAGCAGGATGAAAAGCACAAAAAAGCCGACAGCCTGAAGAAAAATATAATAGAACTCAAATACGGACAGGAGCTGGAGGGAGCCACTATTTCTCGAATGTCTCAGAAGCAGTTGTTGGCCGGGGAGAGCATGGCACGTATGCCGTACTTGCCATCCGCGGCCGAAATGGAGCAGTACAAATTTCAAGAGATAAGCGATACTCCTAAAATGATGAAAGGAAATTACATGGAGGTGCGAAGCATGGAGCGCCATGAACGCAGGGAGTGCGACATGGGAATGGCCGGGAACAGCCAGGGGTCGGTGGCAGAGATTTCCACCATTGCAAAAGAGGTGGATAAAGTCAATCAGATCATCAACAACTGTATCGACGCGTTAAAGTCAGAGTCCACCTCTTTTCAAGGGAAATCCGGTGCAGTGTCCACAGCGGAGCCCCAGCTCGTACTAATATCAGAACACCCACAGAGTAAATCTGGCCTTCTTTCCCCTGGATACACGGACAGCTATCACCACTCTCTGCAGAGGCATCGGACCTCGGACATCTCGCCAAAGAGGCCCAGCACTGCCACGGGAGGGCCCATGAGAAGCCCACGGCCTTATCGCTCTGAATCCAAGTACATcgagaaaaactccccaaaaggAGAGACCCACCTAACTGTAAATCCCGCTGCCGCCATTCTGAGGGCCGAGGCCGAGAAGATCCGCCAGTACAGCGACCACCGGCACTCGTATCCCGACGCTCAGATAGAGGAGCTCGAAGGACCCGACGGCCACAAATCCTCCATGTTGGAGCCTCTCACTCACTCCCGCTCCAGAGAATTAGCATATTCCCAGCTGTCATCGCATTATCACAATCTAAGCTACTCATCCAGTCCTGAATACTACTGCAAACCCTCACACAGCATCTGGGAGCGATTCAAACTCCACCGGAAGCGGCACAAAGATGAGGAGTACATGGCCGCGGGCCACGCTCTGCGTAAGAAAGTCCAGTTTGCAAAGGATGAGGACCTGCATGATATTTTAGACTACTGGAAAGGTGTATCATCCCAACAGAAATCATAA